The Rhodococcus sp. X156 genome window below encodes:
- a CDS encoding HAD-IIIA family hydrolase, producing the protein MSELPSSELLPPDYAVVIPSLGRPSLQRLLDTLAAQHEPLPREVVVVDDRAEAPDELKLTVDAALPWAARVLRGHGRGPAAARNAGWRVTSTPWVCFLDDDVELPADWSQHLAADLSAAGPGVGGSQARLHVPLPVHRRPTDWERGTAGLRDAAWATADMAYRRCALEQVHGFDERFPRAYREDADLALRVQRAGWVLQRGRRTTVHPVRPADDWVSLRVQRGNTDDALARRLHGRGWRAVAQAPPGRLRWHAVTTAAAGVAAAALLSRRRWVAASAGLLWGGLTGDFARRRLAPGPRPSEEQWWPELRRMATTSVAIPPAAVWHRARGEWRHRRGADPWPPPLRAVLFDRDGTLVHDVPYNGEPDAVRAVDSARPALDLVRAAGLATGVISNQSGIARGLLSREQVDAVNARVAAELGPFDTWQVCPHGPEDGCPCRKPRPGLVLQAARELGVRPEQCAVIGDIGADVQAARAAGARAVLVPTPVTLAEEVSAAPVVAPDLYAAVTTLLAGPAAPGAPR; encoded by the coding sequence ATGAGTGAGCTACCGAGCAGCGAGCTGCTCCCACCGGACTACGCCGTCGTCATCCCCTCGCTGGGCCGACCCAGCCTGCAGCGGCTGCTGGACACCCTCGCCGCGCAGCACGAGCCGCTGCCCCGCGAGGTGGTGGTGGTCGACGACCGGGCCGAGGCCCCGGACGAGCTGAAGCTGACGGTGGACGCCGCGCTGCCGTGGGCCGCCCGGGTGCTGCGCGGCCACGGCCGCGGACCCGCCGCCGCCCGCAACGCCGGGTGGCGGGTGACCAGCACGCCGTGGGTGTGCTTCCTGGACGACGACGTGGAGCTACCCGCCGACTGGTCGCAGCACCTGGCCGCCGACCTCTCCGCCGCCGGGCCCGGCGTTGGCGGCAGCCAGGCGCGCCTGCACGTGCCGCTGCCGGTCCACCGCCGGCCCACCGACTGGGAGCGGGGCACCGCCGGGCTGCGCGACGCCGCCTGGGCCACCGCGGACATGGCCTACCGGCGGTGCGCGCTGGAGCAGGTGCACGGCTTCGACGAGCGCTTTCCCCGCGCCTACCGCGAGGACGCCGACCTGGCGCTGCGGGTGCAGCGCGCCGGTTGGGTGCTGCAGCGCGGCCGACGCACCACCGTGCACCCCGTGCGCCCGGCCGACGACTGGGTGAGCCTGCGGGTGCAGCGCGGCAACACCGACGACGCCCTGGCGCGCCGGCTGCACGGGCGGGGCTGGCGCGCGGTCGCGCAGGCGCCGCCGGGCCGGCTGCGCTGGCACGCGGTGACCACCGCGGCCGCCGGGGTGGCTGCCGCAGCGCTGCTGTCCCGGCGCCGGTGGGTGGCGGCGAGCGCCGGGCTGCTGTGGGGCGGGCTCACCGGTGACTTCGCCCGCCGACGCCTGGCGCCTGGTCCGCGTCCGAGCGAGGAGCAGTGGTGGCCGGAGCTGCGGCGGATGGCCACCACCAGCGTGGCGATCCCGCCCGCCGCGGTGTGGCACCGGGCGCGGGGCGAGTGGCGCCACCGCCGGGGCGCGGACCCGTGGCCGCCACCGCTGCGGGCGGTGCTCTTCGACCGAGACGGCACCTTGGTGCACGACGTGCCCTACAACGGCGAGCCCGACGCGGTGCGCGCCGTGGACAGCGCACGGCCCGCCCTGGACCTGGTGCGCGCGGCGGGGCTGGCCACCGGGGTGATCAGCAACCAGTCCGGCATCGCCCGCGGACTGCTGAGCCGGGAGCAGGTGGACGCGGTGAACGCCCGGGTGGCCGCCGAGCTCGGCCCGTTCGACACCTGGCAGGTGTGCCCGCACGGACCGGAGGACGGCTGCCCCTGCCGCAAGCCCCGCCCGGGCCTGGTGCTGCAGGCCGCGCGCGAGCTGGGGGTGCGCCCGGAGCAGTGCGCGGTGATCGGCGACATCGGCGCCGACGTGCAGGCCGCCCGCGCCGCCGGGGCCCGTGCCGTGCTGGTGCCCACCCCGGTGACGCTGGCCGAGGAGGTGAGCGCCGCCCCCGTGGTGGCGCCGGACCTCTACGCCGCGGTCACCACCCTGCTGGCCGGGCCGGCGGCGCCGGGAGCCCCGCGATGA
- a CDS encoding glycosyltransferase family 9 protein translates to MTRVLAVRLDSDGDVLLTGPALRALAAGAQRLDVLVSPAGAAAARLLPGVDDVLVFDAPWTGYRPPAVDAAAVQALVQQLAGRGYDLAVVFTSFHQSPLPMALLARLAGIGRVAATSTDYPGSLLDVRHQRLQGRHEVQAALDLTRAAGAAPLADDRLAVRHPLPHVDALLPAGELVVVHPGASVPARALGAGHAAAVVARLRAEGRTVVVTGGPAETGLAAAAAAPGATDLSGRTTLGELAAVLQRAACVVVGNTGPAHLAAAVGTPVVSLFSPVVPAQRWAPWRVPHVLLGDQQAPCRDSRARECPVPGHPCLSGVAPEAVAAAVTSLVGAPAPAVAGGR, encoded by the coding sequence ATGACCCGGGTGCTGGCCGTCCGCCTGGACAGCGACGGCGACGTCCTGCTCACCGGCCCGGCCCTGCGTGCGCTGGCCGCCGGCGCGCAGCGGCTGGACGTGCTGGTCTCCCCCGCTGGCGCCGCGGCCGCCCGCCTGCTCCCCGGGGTGGACGACGTGCTGGTCTTCGACGCCCCGTGGACCGGGTACCGCCCGCCGGCGGTGGACGCCGCGGCGGTGCAGGCACTGGTGCAGCAGCTGGCCGGGCGCGGGTACGACCTCGCCGTCGTGTTCACCTCCTTCCACCAGAGCCCGCTGCCCATGGCGCTGCTGGCGCGGCTGGCGGGCATCGGCCGGGTGGCCGCGACCAGCACGGACTACCCCGGCTCGCTGCTGGACGTGCGCCACCAGCGCCTGCAGGGCCGGCACGAGGTGCAGGCCGCGCTGGACCTGACCCGCGCCGCCGGCGCCGCGCCGCTGGCCGACGACCGCCTCGCCGTGCGCCACCCGCTGCCGCACGTGGACGCGCTGCTGCCCGCTGGTGAGCTGGTGGTGGTGCACCCCGGCGCCTCCGTGCCCGCCCGCGCGCTCGGGGCCGGCCACGCCGCGGCAGTGGTGGCCCGCCTGCGCGCCGAGGGCCGCACCGTGGTGGTCACCGGCGGGCCCGCGGAGACGGGGCTGGCCGCGGCCGCCGCCGCACCGGGCGCCACCGACCTGTCCGGGCGCACCACCCTGGGCGAGCTGGCGGCGGTGCTGCAGCGAGCGGCGTGCGTGGTGGTCGGCAACACCGGGCCCGCGCACCTCGCTGCCGCGGTGGGCACACCGGTGGTGTCGCTGTTCTCCCCGGTGGTGCCGGCGCAGCGCTGGGCGCCCTGGCGGGTGCCGCACGTGCTGCTGGGCGACCAGCAGGCCCCCTGCCGCGACAGCCGGGCCCGCGAGTGCCCGGTGCCGGGGCACCCCTGCCTGAGCGGGGTTGCCCCGGAGGCGGTGGCCGCGGCGGTGACCTCCCTGGTCGGTGCGCCGGCCCCAGCCGTGGCGGGAGGG